In Streptomyces sclerotialus, the DNA window AATGAGGTGCAGGGCGGCAAGGTGCTCGACATGATCTTCCGGGGGCTGAAGCGGTACGACCCGAGGACCGGCGAGGCCGAGGACATGCTCGCCCGGAAGATCGAGACCAAGGACCAGCAGAACTACACGGTCACGATCAAGAAGGGGTGGAAGTTCAGCAACGGGGAGCCGGTCACGGCCCAGTCGTTCGTGGATGCCTGGAATTACGGCGCCCATATCGAAAATGGCCAGAAGAACGCTTACTTCTTCGGGTACATCGAGGGGTACGAGAAGGTGCACCCCGAGAGCGGGAAGGCGACCGCCAAGACGCTGTCCGGGTTGAAGGTCAAGGACGACCGGACCTTCACCGTCAAGCTCGACCAGAAATTCTCCACCTGGCCGCAGACGCTGGGGTACCCGGCGTTCGCGCCGCTGCCCCGGGCGTTCTTCACCGACCACGACGGCTGGCTGAAGAAGCCGGTCGGAAACGGTCCGTACCGGGTCGAGTCCTACGACAAGGGCTCGGCGATGAAGCTCCGGAAGTGGAGCACGTACAAGGGGCCGGACAAGGCGCGGAACAAGGGGGTGGATCTGCGGGTCTACACCGACAACAACACCGCTTACACCGATCTGCAGGCGGGCAATCTGGACCTCACCGACGACATTCCCGCGGCGCAGCTGAAGAACGCCGAGGCGGATCTCGGGGACCGGTACATCAATCAGCCGGCGGGCATCATCCAGACCCTCACCTTTCCGATGTACGACGGCAGGTGGGGGTCGGCGAAGAGGGCGAAGGTGCGGCGCGGGCTGTCCATGGCGATCGACCGTAAGACGATCACCCAGCAGATCTTCCAGAAGACGCGCACCCCGGCCACCGACTGGACCTCGCCGGTGCTCAAGGCCGAGGGCGGTTACCAGGCGGGGCTGTGCGGACAGGCCTGCGCGTACGACCCGGCGCAGGCCCGCAAGCTCATCAAGGAGGGCGGCGGGCTGCCCGGCGGCAAGGTCACCGTCACGTACAACGCCGACACCGGCTCGCACAAGGACTGGGTCGACGCGCTCTGCAACAGCGTCAACAAGGTGCTGAGGGACGACAAGGCGTGTGTGGGTAATCCGGTGGGGACGTTCGCCGACTACCGGAATCAGATTTCGGCGAAGAAGATGCGGGGTCCGTTCCGCGCCGGGTGGCAGATGGACTATCCGCTGATTCAGAACTTCCTCCAGCCGATGTACTACACCGGCGCCTCCTCCAACGACGGGAAGTACAGCAACAAGGAGTTCGACGGCCTGATCGACGAGGCGAATGCCGAGACCGACCGGCAGGCTGCCGTGAAGAAGTTCCAGGACGCGGAGAAGGTCCTGGTCAAGGACATGCCGGTGATTCCGCTCTGGTACCAGAACGGCAGCGGGGGATATACCGACCGGCTGAGTGACGTACGGCTGAACCAGTTCAGCGTGCCCGTCTACGAGCAGATCAAGGTCGGCAGCTGACCCCATGGGACGCTATGTCATCCGGCGGCTGCTCCAGATGATCCCGGTGTTCATCGGCAGCACGTTCCTCATCTTCTTCATGGTGTACGCGCTCGGGGACCCGGTCGCCGCGATGTTCGGCGACCGTGCCCCCGACCCCGCCACCGCCGCGAGGATCCGCGAGGAACTCCTCCTCGACCAGCCGCTGTGGAAGCAGTACCTGCACTACATGGGCCAGATCTTCCGCGGGGACTTCGGCACCGCCTTCAACGGGCAGCCGGTCACCGAGCTGATGGGCACCGCCTTCCCCGTCACCCTGCGGCTGACCCTGGTCGCCGTCGTCATCGAGATCGTCGTCGGTATCACGTCGGGTGTGCTGAGCGGGTTGCGCCGCGGGCGCGCGCTGGACACCGGCGTCCTGGT includes these proteins:
- a CDS encoding peptide ABC transporter substrate-binding protein yields the protein MRGATRAKWAAGTMAVALAATACGGGSGGGGGEEGVLSSSWGDPQNPLEPANTNEVQGGKVLDMIFRGLKRYDPRTGEAEDMLARKIETKDQQNYTVTIKKGWKFSNGEPVTAQSFVDAWNYGAHIENGQKNAYFFGYIEGYEKVHPESGKATAKTLSGLKVKDDRTFTVKLDQKFSTWPQTLGYPAFAPLPRAFFTDHDGWLKKPVGNGPYRVESYDKGSAMKLRKWSTYKGPDKARNKGVDLRVYTDNNTAYTDLQAGNLDLTDDIPAAQLKNAEADLGDRYINQPAGIIQTLTFPMYDGRWGSAKRAKVRRGLSMAIDRKTITQQIFQKTRTPATDWTSPVLKAEGGYQAGLCGQACAYDPAQARKLIKEGGGLPGGKVTVTYNADTGSHKDWVDALCNSVNKVLRDDKACVGNPVGTFADYRNQISAKKMRGPFRAGWQMDYPLIQNFLQPMYYTGASSNDGKYSNKEFDGLIDEANAETDRQAAVKKFQDAEKVLVKDMPVIPLWYQNGSGGYTDRLSDVRLNQFSVPVYEQIKVGS